A stretch of Microbulbifer bruguierae DNA encodes these proteins:
- a CDS encoding type IV pilin protein → MKRMTYQQGFTLIELIIVVAIIGVIAGIAYPSYMDSVRKSNRSDAKASLHDVAQRLQRCFTVYNAYNSEDCSVAESLKDDGVISSGEGLYDITAALATTTYRLTATPVVGGIQDSDNRCRTLTLNQAGVRNATGADTASCW, encoded by the coding sequence ATGAAGCGAATGACGTATCAGCAGGGCTTTACCCTTATCGAGCTAATAATCGTGGTAGCGATTATTGGGGTTATAGCGGGTATCGCCTATCCCTCTTACATGGACTCTGTACGTAAGAGCAACCGATCCGATGCGAAAGCCAGCTTGCACGATGTGGCTCAGCGATTGCAGCGTTGTTTTACGGTTTACAATGCCTACAACAGTGAAGACTGTTCCGTTGCCGAATCATTGAAGGATGATGGTGTAATTTCTTCGGGGGAAGGGTTGTATGACATTACCGCTGCGTTGGCGACAACGACGTATCGCCTGACGGCTACGCCTGTTGTGGGCGGGATCCAGGATTCGGATAATAGATGCAGGACTCTTACCTTGAATCAGGCGGGCGTGCGAAACGCGACAGGCGCTGATACGGCGAGCTGTTGGTAG